The Fragaria vesca subsp. vesca linkage group LG2, FraVesHawaii_1.0, whole genome shotgun sequence genome includes a window with the following:
- the LOC101299443 gene encoding uncharacterized protein LOC101299443 has translation MDYSDTDDSLRRRSRKIAILGESARRQFESPRERSYGFMGDMEEDIRLEATRSRLLNIFKKHGDLAERMSRDSDKTIYERLHKEFEAARASQTQEIYLEGEQWNDGLLATIRERVHMEVERKAMARDVGMLHSPHLQERITYRVGDKVICCLEGARIGILYETSYAGEPCDIYHLVLESKSFLEKMTVLEHTIPFFLPLTEAENDLLSSNAMKFIDYVGELLQAYVDRKEQVRLIKELYGNQIKELHCSMTYHLILFAIFDCGCQVMVKLKYADLVSVLPTNVSVVAWPIQIRRFSLNTSTMNILEGPTCLLYAEDALRTMSLPAAYAEIVLNLPQALREMHEESP, from the exons ATGGATTACAGCGACACCGACGATTCGCTGCGCCGGCGGTCCAGGAAAATCGCTATTCTCGGCGAATCTGCTCGCAGG CAATTTGAGTCGCCAAGGGAACGTTCCTATGGATTTATGGGAGATATG GAGGAAGATATTCGGCTAGAGGCGACACGATCTAGAT TGTTGAATATTTTCAAGAAGCATGGGGATTTAGCCGAGCGCATGTCTAG GGATTCTGACAAGACAATTTACGAGCGTCTACATAAGGAATTTGAAGCTGCACGGGCTTCACAAACTCAAG AGATTTATTTAGAAGGTGAGCAATGGAATGATGGACTGCTAGCCACAATCAGAGAACGG GTTCACATGGAGGTAGAAAGAAAGGCGATGGCAAGAGATGTAGGCATGTTGCACAGTCCTCATCTCCAAGAGAGAATCACTTACAGAGTTGGGGATAAG GTTATTTGTTGTTTGGAAGGCGCCAGAATTGGCATACTGTATGAGACATCTTATGCAG GAGAACCCTGTGACATATACCATTTAGTACTTGAGAGCAAGTCATTTCTAGAGAAGATGACCGTTCTTGAACACACTATTCCATTTTTTTTGCCACTAACTGAAGCAGAAAATGATCTTCTTTCCTCCAATGCTATG AAATTTATCGATTATGTTGGAGAGCTTTTGCAGGCTTATGTGGACAGAAAGGAACAG GTTCGGCTCATCAAGGAGTTATATGGGAACCAAATTAAAGAACTTCATTGTAGCATGACCTACCATTTGATTTTGTTTGCAATTTTTGATTGTGGCTG CCAGGTAATGGTAAAGCTTAAATATGCAGATCTTGTTTCAGTGCTTCCAACTAATGTCAGTGTGGTAGCATGGCCCATTCAAATCCGGAGATTCAGTCTAAATACATCAACCATGAATATACTGGAAGGTCCAACTTGTCTTCTGTATGCAGAGGATGCCTTAAGAACTATGAGCTTACCTGCAG CATATGCGGAGATTGTGCTGAATTTGCCACAAGCTCTTAGGGAAATGCACGAGGAGTCCCCATAA
- the LOC101313961 gene encoding uncharacterized protein LOC101313961, with translation MQDIILALVQPLAEWTVRPVWRQLSYVLHYKSNIEHLNEQVLLLRDKRDGVNLHVTDARRGLKEISPGVDRWLGDVDKIIVEEETSFSEETVAAKAACYNGWLPNLNCRHSLGRKAKKMTEKVDKLLANEPRSTAHSAAPPKVEFQPTEDSTLLGTNFHEGASSSGTSIQDQPPAYDGKNINFDSRRSTIRDVMEALKGNQFNPVIICGMGGIGKTTLMGQVFEKAKEGGLFNEYTKATLNESLNKAADLCLIQDELARYLGLSLEGKETDARASMLRQRLSQGSKKILVMLDNVWTTGPDFLWDIGIPPSCQLLVTSRQQDLFKNLDTRKNFPIHGLSDRDAWSLFKKTAGSSIESDPEFHVVAKRILKECGGLPIAISTVGTALKGESIAIWKNALRELEKASPENVPGVIEHVYGKIKLSYECLPNEQAKSCLLLCCIFEESSDIPIEDLVRYGHGLGLFKGIDSMVEGRNCLETLVHTLKSRFLLLDSDQKECVRMHDVVRDVAVYIASEESVESKNDGVGKSIVVRDKAETDLLVDWPRNIKKFIHCTSLSSGGLCQLFLLNWNWSLIGSESELPPTVFSKMKDLKVLAIECSSLPSLAVLKRLQTLCLEQCYFECDVSVIGELRTLMILSLRGSDIKQLPDTFKNLSDLRVLDLINCYKLEIISPGVISSLTRLEELYMWNSFQDWAVEKLASTKTTNWISQLEAEVRAGPKEPKRMFVNQIKKTTVETWKKFQRLAVEQPTKVGKQFREEVEDLYTANEDHTRWANSMDWNTGTLAELLTLSRLTTLQVVLPPVNELLSSSLFNKLERFKISIGWKERLPEWESKHDGNYLRVHDLDGSAAVGRGITSLLEKASVLDFKLTRPQLVKVLDTVCFAKMKSLKFDKCDAVEYLIDMKVLVKPATSPHGCNGIFPVLNSLEISGASRLKEIFHGELPTRSLNELRSLELRFLPALTYIWKTKCQSDQWGLLRNILGLIQVLKIEECESLEEIVAFEDDEEEINFQSLTELTLSSLSSFTGITKSTSKEAERLPEGSSSEQSDAAIILSVLAALYPESNVSRQSLFHTKVSLQSLFDTKVHFPVLTKLKIRSMNLKGIWNIQLSAESFCELKSLWVESCHELLHLVPTHMQNRLRKLDSIRVSYCGSLEEIFEHRKLIVDDAGDAAAVPVSESENQGMQINKMMSFKQSHQGFQNLTALSVYFCNKLRTLIPPSIARGLVKLQSLEIDSCWKIEEIVAAAEGEETEDDNMFPQLRTLSLGSLYNLGSFSQGKYNFKWPQLENIAVLSCYKMKNFCLGSLSIPRKVKMMVDDVDRSFEKQLYNSMNIA, from the exons ATGCAAGACATTATTCTAGCATTGGTACAACCATTGGCAGAATGGACAGTGAGACCAGTTTGGCGACAGTTGAGTTATGTGTTACACTACAAGAGCAACATTGAGCATCTCAACGAACAGGTCCTGCTGCTGCGTGATAAAAGAGATGGAGTAAACCTGCACGTGACAGATGCGAGACGAGGTCTAAAGGAGATTAGTCCCGGAGTTGATCGCTGGCTCGGTGATGTGGACAAGATCATAGTAGAAGAGGAGACGAGTTTTAGTGAAGAAACTGTAGCAGCAAAGGCAGCGTGCTACAATGGGTGGTTGCCAAATTTGAATTGCCGTCATTCTTTGGGAAGGAAAGCTAAGAAGATGACTGAGAAGGTGGATAAACTGCTTGCCAATGAACCAAGAAGTACAGCGCATTCTGCTGCTCCCCCAAAGGTGGAATTCCAACCCACAGAAGACTCGACTCTGCTCGGAACCAACTTCCATGAAGGTGCCAGCTCCTCAGGAACATCAATTCAAGATCAGCCACCTGCATATGACGGAAAGAATATTAATTTTGATTCAAGAAGATCAACCATTAGAGATGTCATGGAAGCTCTCAAGGGGAATCAATTCAATCCTGTTATCATATGCGGCATGGGCGGCATCGGGAAGACTACATTGATGGGACAAGTGTTTGAGAAAGCAAAGGAAGGTGGTCTGTTCAATGAGTATACGAAGGCAACCCTTAACGAATCTCTTAACAAAGCTGCTGACTTGTGTCTTATTCAAGATGAACTTGCTCGATATCTAGGCCTGTCACTTGAAGGAAAGGAGACAGATGCAAGAGCAAGTATGCTACGTCAAAGACTATCTCAAGGCAGCAAGAAGATCCTTGTAATGTTAGACAATGTTTGGACAACAGGTCCAGACTTTCTGTGGGACATAGGGATTCCCCCTAGTTGTCAACTTTTGGTGACATCAAGACAACAGGATCTTTTCAAGAACCTGGATACGAGAAAGAATTTCCCAATTCATGGTTTGTCGGATAGAGATGCCTGGAGTCTGTTCAAGAAGACAGCAGGAAGTTCCATCGAATCTGATCCCGAGTTCCATGTTGTAGCAAAAAGGATTTTGAAGGAATGTGGTGGATTGCCGATTGCAATTTCAACTGTCGGAACGGCGCTAAAAGGTGAAAGCATTGCAATTTGGAAGAATGCACTGAGGGAACTAGAAAAGGCTAGCCCAGAAAACGTTCCAGGAGTGATAGAACATGTTTATGGTAAAATAAAGTTGAGCTATGAATGTTTGCCTAATGAGCAAGCCAAATCATGCTTGTTGCTGTGTTGCATATTTGAAGAAAGCTCTGATATACCGATTGAAGATTTGGTTAGATATGGGCATGGGCTTGGGCTCTTTAAAGGCATTGATTCAATGGTTGAAGGAAGGAACTGTTTGGAAACATTGGTTCACACACTCAAAAGTCGCTTTCTATTGTTAGATAGCGATCAAAAAGAGTGTGTGAGAATGCATGATGTGGTGCGTGATGTGGCCGTATATATAGCTTCTGAAGAGTCTGTAGAAAGCAAGAATGATGGGGTTGGAAAGAGTATTGTGGTGAGAGACAAAGCAGAAACTGATCTGTTGGTGGATTGGCCTAGGAATATTAAGAAATTTATTCATTGCACTTCACTAAGTAGCGGGGGGCTTTGTCAGCTTTTCCTGTTGAATTGGAATTGGAGCTTAATTGGAAGTGAATCGGAACTGCCGCCCACAGTTTTCAGTAAAATGAAAGATCTCAAGGTTCTAGCAATTGAGTGTTCGTCACTACCGTCACTTGCAGTTTTGAAACGCCTTCAAACATTGTGTCTAGAGCAGTGCTATTTTGAGTGTGATGTATCTGTCATTGGGGAGCTAAGGACACTCATGATACTCAGTCTGCGTGGATCCGACATCAAGCAATTGCCTGATACATTTAAAAACTTGTCTGATTTGAGAGTGCTTGATCTGATAAATTGCTACAAGCTTGAAATAATCTCACCGGGAGTGATATCAAGTTTAACAAGACTAGAAGAGTTGTACATGTGGAATAGCTTCCAGGATTGGGCGGTTGAGAAACTAGCCTCAACCAAAACAACCAACTGGATTTCTCAATTAGAGGCCGAGGTAAGAGCTGGACCAAAAGAACCCAAGAGAATGTTTGTCAATCAGATAAAGAAAACTACAGTGGAGACGTGGAAGAAATTCCAAAGATTGGCGGTTGAGCAACCAACAAAAGTAGGAAAACAGTTCAGAGAGGAGGTTGAAGATCTGTATACAGCAAACGAGGATCACACAAGGTGGGCCAACTCCATGGACTGGAACACTGGGACACTTGCAGAGCTACTTACCCTGTCCCGTTTGACTACTTTACAAGTTGTTCTACCACCGGTTAATGAACTACTTAGCAGCAGTCTATTTAACAAGCTCGAAAGATTTAAGATCTCTATAGGATGGAAGGAGCGTTTACCTGAATGGGAATCCAAGCATGATGGCAACTACTTGAGAGTTCATGATCTTGATGGAAGTGCTGCTGTGGGTAGGGGAATCACTTCGTTGCTAGAGAAAGCCAGCGTTCTTGATTTTAAATTGACTCGGCCTCAACTTGTGAAGGTCTTAGATACGGTCTGTTTTGCAAAGATGAAGTCTCTTAAATTTGATAAGTGTGATGCAGTGGAGTACCTGATTGACATGAAAGTACTTGTGAAACCAGCTACTTCTCCACATGGCTGCAACGGCATATTTCCTGTCTTGAATTCACTGGAGATCAGTGGTGCAAGTAGGCTTAAAGAGATTTTTCATGGTGAGCTGCCTACACGGTCTCTCAACGAACTACGAAGTTTGGAATTGAGGTTTTTACCTGCATTGACATATATTTGGAAAACAAAGTGTCAATCTGATCAATGGGGTCTCTTGAGAAACATTCTAGGACTCATTCAAGTGCTGAAAATAGAAGAATGCGAGTCCTTGGAAGAGATTGTTGCCTTTGAAGATGATGAGGAAGAGATCAACTTCCAAAGTCTGACAGAATTGACTCTCTCAAGTCTATCAAGCTTCACTGGCATAACCAAAAGTACCTCTAAGGAAGCGGAAAGGTTACCAGAAGGCAGCAGCTCGGAACAATCTGACGCTGCCATCATACTTTCTGTCTTGGCTGCCTTGTATCCAGAATCTAATGTCTCCCGACAATCTCTGTTCCACACCAAGGTCTCCCTACAATCTCTGTTCGACACCAAG GTTCATTTCCCAGTCTTGACAAAACTTAAGATTAGATCCATGAACCTAAAAGGGATATGGAACATCCAACTTTCAGCAGAATCCTTCTGTGAACTGAAATCTCTATGGGTAGAAAGCTGTCACGAACTATTGCATTTGGTACCAACACATATGCAAAATCGATTGCGGAAACTGGACAGCATAAGAGTAAGCTACTGTGGTTCACTGGAAGAGATTTTTGAACATAGAAAATTGATCGTGGATGATGCAGGGGATGCTGCTGCCGTACCAGTTTCTGAGTCGGAGAATCAAGGAATGCAAATAAACAAGATGATGTCTTTCAAACAATCTCATCAAGGTTTTCAGAATCTGACAGCGTTATCAGTTTATTTTTGTAATAAATTGAGAACTCTGATCCCTCCCTCAATTGCCAGAGGTCTCGTGAAGCTTCAAAGTCTAGAGATAGATAGCTGCTGGAAGATTGAAGAAATAGTAGCAGCAGCAGAGGGTGAAGAAACAGAGGATGACAACATGTTCCCTCAGCTACGTACTTTGTCACTTGGTAGTCTATACAATCTCGGTAGCTTTTCGCAAGGCAAGTATAATTTCAAATGGCCACAATTGGAAAACATAGCAGTCCTCAGTTGCTACAAGATGAAAAACTTCTGTTTAGGATCCCTCAGCATACCAAGGAAAGTGAAGATGATGGTCGACGATGTTGATCGGAGTTTTGAGAAACAGCTGTATAACAGCATGAACATAGCCTGA